The window GACTATGCTGAGGTTGAACCATATATATCTGAGATGGATCCAAGATATGCTGCTTCTATTTTAGCTGAAATGTCAACGGATGATGCTGTTGATATTTTGAATACTTTAGAGAAAAATAAGGTTGCAAGTTTTTTAACCATAATGAATAAACAGGCTTCAGCAGAGATTAAGGATCTGCTTCATTATGAAGAAAAAACGGCTGGTTCAATTATGACAACTGAATTTGTTGTGATCCATGAGAATCAAACCGTACGAGAGGCAATGATTCATCTAAGAAAAGAAGCGCCTGACGCTGAAACAATATATTATATTTATGTAATTAGTGAAAAAAAGAAGTTAGTTGGTGTTATTTCTTTACGAGACTTAATTATTGCCGAAGAAGATACAAGTATTGGAGACATAATGAGTGAGCGAGTGGTTTCCGTTCCTGTAGGTGAAAACCAGGAAGATATTGCTAGAATGATGCGCGATTACGACTTCTTAGCTGTTCCAGTCATTGACTTTCAAGGTCATTTACTTGGTATTATAACCGTTGATGATATTATGGACGTTATGGAAGAAGAAGCAAATGAAGACTATTCTAGGCTGGCTGCCGTTGGGGACATGGGACGTCCTGACCAGAATGCCTTAGGTGCTGCCAAAAAAAGATTACCATGGTTAATTATACTTCTTTTTCTTGGAATGTTGACTGCAAGTCTTATAAGTCGTTTTGAACAAACTCTAGATCAAGTCGCCGTTCTATCGATTTTTATTCCTCTCATAGCAGGAATGGCTGGAAATACTGGGACCCAAGCATTAGCTGTTGCTATTAGAGGGATATCCACTGGAGAAGCTGAAAAAGAGGGAAAACGCAAAATAGTAATTCGAGAAGCAGGAACTGGGATAATTACAGGACTTATTTGTGGAATCCTCATTGCATTACTTGTATATTTGTGGAAAGGTGATTTCACTCTGGGGATTCTGGTTGGTCTTTCAATTATGGCAACATTGTTTGTCGCTACAATTGCAGGGGCTATGGTTCCTCTAATTATGCACAAATTGAAAATTGACCCCGCTGTAGCTTCAGGTCCATTTATAACAACTATTAACGATTTATTATCTATATTAATTTATTTAGGATTAGCAACGGTTTTTATTCAATCTTTGCTTTCATAAGAAAGGAGGAACTTATATGGAACATGGTGCATCCATTACATCATTACTTATTGTTATTATTGCTGCATTTTTCACCCCAATACTTTTACACCGATTACATTTGAAAATTATTCCGGTTGTGGTCGCGGAAATAATAGCTGGTCTTATATTGGGGAAAAGTGGATTTGGTATTGTGGAGGAGAGTTCCTGGTTAGAAATATTATCATCCCTAGGTTTTATTTTTCTAATGTTTTTAAGTGGTTTAGAGATAGATTTTTCCATATTTGCAAAAAGAAAAAACAGTAACGAAAAAGGGGAAAAGATACCAAGTCCATTTGTAATTGCCGCAGTAGTATTTGCTGGTATTTTCGTTCTTTCGCTTGGTTTATCTTATTTATTTGTTTTATTAGGTTTCATAGATAATCTATTTTTGATGACATTAATTATTTCAACTATTTCTTTAGGTGTTGTTGTTCCTGTTCTTAAGGATGCACAAATGATGAAAACCAATATTGGTCAAGTCATACTCTTAATTGCAGTTATCGCGGATCTCGTGACCATGATATTACTAGCCGTCTTTGTCTCCATTTATGGAGGCGGTCAAGGTAATATGTGGCTTCTTCTTTTGTTATTTGGTGCAGGGATACTGCTTTATTTTGTTGGAAAGAGATTTCGAAACCAGTCCTTCATTGAGACTATGACAAAAGGAACTATACAAATTGATACAAGAGCCGTATTTACTTTAATTATCGTTCTAGTGGCTTTGTCTGAATCAGTGGGTGCTGAAAATATTTTAGGGGCATTTATGGCTGGGGTACTTGTTTCCTTATTATCCCCTGATCCGGAAATGGTCAAAAAACTTGATAGCTTTGGTTATGGTTTTTTGATCCCTATCTTCTTCGTTATGGTAGGGGTAGATATCGATATATGGGAGCTTGTCGACGAACCAAAGTTACTTTTATTAATTCCACTCCTTTTTCTTGCGTTACTTGTATCAAAGCTGGTACCAGTACTTATTATGAAAAAATGGTTTGATTGGAGAACGGTTATAGGTTCAGGATTTCTGTTGACCTCTACCCTTTCCTTAGTAGTTGCAGCGTCAACAATTGCAGAGAGGATGGGGATGATTACCAATCAAATGTCTGGGACTTTGATTCTAGTCGCGCTTTTAACATGTCTCATCACGCCCATTGTCTTTAAGAAAGTGTACGGTAAATATGTAGATGAAACTGAACGTAGACAAAGAGTAGCTTTCATTGGTGCAAATAGTATGACTTTACCTGTTACAAGAGAACTTGATCCTAATTTATTTAAGACTTTTTTGTATCATACCAAAATGGAAAAGGATGAAAACAAAATTGTTCCATCTGCCTTTGATGTTAAGGAGATAGGTGACTATTCTATAGAAAAGCTGGAAGCACTCGGTGTTTTTCATTCTGATATCCTTGTTGTTTCTACGGGGGATGGAGATCAAAATACTAAGATTTCTAAGTTTGCTAAAGAAAAAGGGGTAGAACGTGTCATCGCTCGTATTGAAAATCCGAATATGCATGCAGAATTGAAAGAGCATGGAATTGAAATCTTTTCTGTCTTGCAATCATCTAAAACTTTGTTAAAGGCGATGATTAACGCACCGAGTATTGTGGATATCTTAACGAAACAGGAAAGTGCCCTTTATGAAATTAGAATGAATAATGCAGAATATGACGGTACTCTTTTGCGTAAATTCCCATTTGCTGGCGATGTAATCATGGTTCGGATTTTCCGTGGGAAAGATTCCATAGTTCCTCATGGTGACACCGAACTTAAGGTGGGGGATCACTTAATTGTTACTGGTACAAAGGAATATGTTGAAGAACTACGAATGGTCCTAGAATACGGTATTTCTAATCCTTAAAAATTTGTGTTTTTGTTTAGGGTCATATAAAATAGTAGCAGGTACTAATAATTAATATCATAAAATAAAAACAATTTTTCAAGGAGGACCATACCATGAATTTTTCTCTTGAGGGACGTAACTATGTCGTTATGGGTGTTGCCAATAAAAGAAGTATTGCTTGGGGGATAGCGCAAGCACTACATGAAGCGGGAGCTAGATTAATTTTCACTTATGCAAGTGATCGATTTGAGAAACCCGTCAAAGAATTAGTAGAAACTTTAGAAGCTGATAACTCTTTATTTTACGGATGTGACGTAACGGACGATGCAAAGGTGGAAGAAACTTTTGCGGCTATTAAAGAAGACGTGGGAGTCATTCATGGAATTGCCCATTGTATTGCTTTTGCTAACAAAGAAGAGTTAAAGGGTGAATATATGAATACAACAAGGGAAGGATTCCTTCTAGCACATAATATTAGTGCATATTCCTTAACGGCAGTGGCTAAAGCAGCAAAGCCTTTGATGACTGAAGGGGGAAGCATTGTCACTCTAACGTATTTAGGTGGAGAAAGAGTTATTGAAAACTATAATGTTATGGGAGTTGCCAAAGCAAGCTTAGATGCTAGTGTTCGTTATTTGGCCAATGACCTTGGTAAATACGGAATTCGTGTGAATGCCATCTCTGCAGGACCAATCCGTACATTATCTGCTAAAGGAGTAGGTGACTTTAGCGCGATTTTAAAAATTATTGAAGAAAAGGCACCACTTAGACAACCTGTTACTCAAGAAGATGTAGGCTCTTCTGCTTATTTCCTTATGAGTGATTTATCAAAAGGGATAACTGGAGAAATCCTTCATGTCGATGCTGGATTCAATATTGTAAGCATATAATCGAGAAAAATCATAGTCTTTTATTGACTGTGATTTTTTTTGTAGGCACGAACCTAGTTTTCTTTGCATATAGTGTCAAGAGAGAGAATGTAAAAGGAGGAAGCTGAATGAACGAAGAATTTAATAGATCTAAACAAGAGCCAAAATTGTATATTCAGCAGCCAGAGTCTATATCAATTCCTGAAGCTTCAATGCAAAGAAAATATCATCAAGCAGTATCTCAACAGCAAGAAAGTGAAGAGGGAAGAACTTTACCTAAGCGCTCAAAACGCACATTGAATTTCTCTGCTCTTCAGGCCCATAGTTTGGAGGAAGAAGCTGTAGAGGAACAAAAACCGGTAGAGGTTCACGAAGAAGAAGTTCAGGCAGAGGTAGAACAGGAGACTGAAACAAAAGAACAAAACAGAAAACGGTTTAAAGATATGAGCTTAGAAGAAAAGGTATACTATTTTGTTCAATTGCCAAAACAAGTTCCTAAGATGAAGTGTCAGGTGAAAACGAGTGAGGGTAAAATATTTAGAGGACTAATTACTAACTACGAAGATGGATTGGTACACATGAAAGTATATCAGCGGCCATATCAAGTGAATCTTCCCTTTGAAACGATTAAAGAAATCAAATTGCTCGGTTTTTAATCATGAGAAAAGCACCCAACTCAAAATGAGTGGGTGCTTATTAAAATTATACTCGAGTAATTGCGTCAATGGCTGGTAAGCATGTGATGTGACAGAAACATTTTACATCTACAGTGATACAGATGCCAGTTGTGCGAAGGTTACTAGTGTCTTGGTCTACTGGGGATTCAGGGTCCTTACAAGTGTCTCCTGGTGTGCGAAGAAGTTCTAAAGTTGCACAGCAATCCTCATCCACTTCTTTTACGCGGAAGAAGAAGCTTCCAAATAGATTTCCAATTTCTTCGTATGGTGCACCAAAGCCTTTAAATGGTTTACAGTCACAATACAACAATACTGGTACAGTATCTAAGCCGTTCGTATCTTCTCTTTCACCAAGTAAGTCTGCAATGGATTGCTCACAGCTAGAGTCGCATTCGATTGGTAGGACGTCGGTTTGGGCATCTGCGATTTCTCTGAGAACATCACATACGCAATTATCTGAATCAAAGTGTTTTCCACAGCTCATTTCTTTTTCCCCTCTCTTAGTTTTAAGTTTGACGTATTGTCCCTAATACAATATGACTTATTCCTAGTTTTGTGTGGGCATCGGACCATGGTTCTAATAGAGTTTTTAGAAAAACTCGGCTTACCGTTAAAGGGATTCTTGAAAGTGTATTTTGCTTTCTTAGAAGCCCTTATACCCTGGAGTGCAAGTACTAATGGCGAAAGCCTTAGTTTTACTTATACTATCAACCGACTAAAGTTATAAATTCTAATAGCATAAAAAATTATAGGTGAAAAGAAGGCATATGCCCTATACCCCTTTTTAGGTAAATGCATAAGATGAAACGAGTTTAAATCTAAGAAGTGGGGTGTAAGAATGTCCGAGAAAAAACGGGTCATTAAAGTGAAAGACCTATATGTTGAGGCCGAAAATGTGCATTTTGTTCAGCCTGAGAGAAGACGGCCAGTTGATCCTTTCTTTGGAAGACCGAGAAGAGTAGAATCTCCGGACCAAGAAAGGGAATCTGAAGTGAAGAGTCCCTCTGGTGAAGAGGGAGAAAGTTCTGATGAACGCAGAAGACCATTATTTTCATGGATCTAGGTACATTGAAAAATGGCCATTCCCACTAATGGAATTGGCCATTTTTTAGCCTTGCTTTATTAAGTGAAACTTCAATCAGTGGCGTTCCCACAGATTGTTGGACACCCAAGGTTAACTAAAGGCCTTGAACCAATCGACATTGCCGGGTAGCCAATCATGAAGCAAGCTTCACCAACAAGGATGAAAAATTTAATGTTTTATTTTCATGGGAGTAATCCCCCACCTACTCTTTTCGTTTCACTTAAGATTTGAGGCGGGGTATTACTGCCCGTTCATGCAGGATAAACGAAGGAGGGGAAAGATGAATTTATTAGATTTTGTTATTTTAGTTTTTGCAAGTTATCGGTTAACAAGATTAATTGTTTTCGACACAATCACAGATTGGCTTCGACGACCATTTCATGAATACGAGGAGCAGGAGTTATCTGATGGTGAAATAGAAACGGTCATTCACATAAAAGGGACAGGAATCCGAGCATTTATTGGTGAACTTTTGTCCTGTTATTGGTGTACTGGTTTCTGGTCCTCTGTAATTATTTTATTGATCTTTTTATATCTTCCCTCCTTAGAGATCATTTTATATGTTCTAGCAATAAGTGGTGCAGCATCTATGTTGTTTGAAATAACTGAAAAATAAACGACTGGACTATACGGACTGCAGAAACTATTCATACAGTAAAGGAAACAGGAAGGAGAGTGAAAAAATTGGTGCAAAGAAAAAAGGCAACGACAGCTGTTCACCGTCCAAAAAAGAAACGCATTTGTAACTGTGGAAATAGAAGAAGGAAGGTTTCTAGCTAATGCTACCAGAATCTTTATTTCGATTTCTGAATTCTCTAGATCATTTTCTTGATGGGAAAAAGCCTTTTCAAAAATATGAAGAATTAGAAATGAAATTTGATGAAACAGAAGGACAGTTTGATAAAGAATGGTCCAAGTTTGGTGATGAAATAGAAAAAGTCATGAAGGAATTAGAGAACAGAATAGAATAAAGGAATAAGAAGGCTGTAATGAGGGTATAGAAAAGTAATAAACTAAGGGGGAAGAGCTTATGGGCTATCTTTTACCTATTCCTTATATTCAAGAACAGAACCAATATCTCCGTACTAAAAATGTAAAGTTTGACCCTTTTGTCGTTGAAAGAATCCCGTCACTGAAACTTAGGGAGGAAAGGGAGTTATCCCAAAATCCTTCTTTTTCCAATTCTCCTCAAGATAAAAAAGTGGCTGATTTAACAGGGAAAGGCCTCTTTGTCGACGAATTTGTATAATTATAAAACTTGACTTTTGTTTAAATTGATTGTGAGGAAGTAGACCCTTTTCCTGATGTATCCAAAGGAAAACTCTTCTTCAACAGTTGAAACAAACATCGAGCATCACGAAAAATATTTAAAATGAGTCTTTCATTATGTCAAGGAGCATAGTAAAAGGAGAAGCTTAATATGCATTAACATACAAAGCTTCTCCTTCTTGGTATTCAGCATAGAATATTTCTTTATAGGAAGAGTGGCCTTGTATTTGAAGCTGCTGAATAAGCCATTTTTCATCGTGACCGATCTCCTGTAAATTATCCCAAATTATCTCTCCATCAATAATAAGAGTATAGGCAATTTTAAAAGGTTTTGGTTGCATATTCCAATCGTCGGCAGTTGGAATATCTTTATTAGGATTTTTCATCACACTTATGGTTCCGTCTGTTTCTAGAACAGCAAATTCAGCGTCTTGCATGGAAAATACTCCTTTTGACCTTAGCAAATGCTGTAACTGATTAATGTCTAGCTTAACTTTCTTCATGTTTTCACGATTCAATTTTCCATTCTTAATGACGATGGTTGGCTGACCTTCTAAAAGTCCACGCGTTCCTTTATATTTTTGGGATATGATCTCAGTTATATAAATAAGACTTCCCCATAGAAAAATAGCAAATAGAACATGCGTGACTCCGATTTTGTCATCATATAGTCCATTACCCACTAACTCACCCAATATCAAGGCGGCGATGAAATCAAAAGCCGTAATTTGCGTAATTTGGGATTTTCCTAAAATTTTAGTGAGGATAAAAAGGGCAATAAATCCAATAATTGTTTCTATCAAAATTTGAATATAGTCCATAACTGTTTTTCCATCCTTTTCAATACTACAATTGTAGGATGGACATAAAATGCCTTGCACATACGTGTTTATGTTAAATTTGGAGAAAACAAAAAGGTTAATTCGAATAGCGAATTAACCTTTTGTTAAGTCCTTAATCATAGTAACATGAGGAATTCCAGCATCCATGAAAGGTTCCTTGGAAATCGTGTGATATCCTAAGTTGCGATAAAACTCTTCTGCATGATCTTGAGCGTTTAATTTAGTCTGTGTATATCCTTTTTCTTTTGCTATCTTTTCCATTTCTAAAATCAATTGTTTTCCATACCCATGTCCGCGAAATGGTTTCATGACGGAGACTCGCTCAAGCTTTGCATAATTATCGACAAATCTCATTCTTCCGGCAGAGACCGGGCGTTGATCAGCATACCCAACAAAATGTATTGCCGTACGGTCATGATCATCTATCTCAATCGATTCAGGGACCTTTTGTTCCATTACGAAAACGTCTCGTCTTACATGATAGGCATCTTCAAGTTCTGTAGCACTTTGAACAACTCGAATATTTAGCATTTATCCCTCTCCGAGTATAAAGGTTTCATAAACAGACCAAGAGCCGTTTTCTAATTGATAGAGCAACTGGAATCGGTTCACTGTTTCTTCAAACTCAATATCCATCATGCGTAAAGCTCCATAAATATCTGAATGCTCATCATGAGATAACTTTTGGGCGATCGTAATGTGTGGAACAAAGGAATATGTCTGTTTGTTTGGCAGGATTCCTTCATGTAGCTTTTCGTTTAACGCAATTAGTTCCTCTACAGGTTCCACCTTGAAATAGATGGTATAATTCGCAGGTTGAAAAGAACTTACTTTTTTTATTTTTAATGGAAAAGGCGAAACGTTTTTTGCTACTTTTTTTAGATACTTCACAATATCATCTGCTTGATCAGAGTGTGCTTCGAAAGGCTCTTTTAACGTGATATGTGGAGGAATCAACGCATAATGAGGATCATAACGCTTTCGATAAGAATTTGCTGTATCTTGAATCTCTTTTGACGGAAAAATGGCTATACCATATTTCATCTAATACCCCTCCTTAAGCTACTGTTAATTGGTAAAATCGTTTTGAAAAAAGTACTATTTCTATTATACCAAATATCAATTGTTTAGAATATTCCCATTTTAACCTTCCTGTTCAGATTTTCCTAAAAGAGTTAATAAGGCATTCGGGAGGTCCTTTTGCCATGTTCCCCAATTATGGTCGCCTTCTAATTCATGGTAGGTATAGGAAAGTTTTTTCTTAGTTAGAATTTGGTTAAGTTCACGATTAGCACTTAGAAAGTCAAGGGTTTTTCCATCAGTGGTAGTTACACTTTCTTCCGCTATGCCAATGGTGTGGTAGATGTCAACCTGCTGAAGGAGTGGAGCATGATTTACTGCATCCATCACTTTTTCATCGACGTACGGTGATTGCATAATCACTTTCCCAAAAGTATGTGCGTACCGGCAAGCCGCCATCAACGAGACTGTACCCCCAAGGGAATCTCCAATTAATATTCTTCCGTGTCCCATTTGATATGTTGGTAATAAATCATCTAAAAATGGAACCATCTCATGCACAAGGAATCTGATATAGCTTTCATTATGCTCTCCGTTTGGGTGATATTTTTTGGAACGGTCATATTTGTCTTGATAGGGTATTCCTACAAAAATGGTTCGATCAATACGTCGTTGACTATGTAAATCATCACTAATAGTGGCCATACGCCCAAGCTGAAAGTAATCATTACCGTCCTGCATAATGGCGACGTGGTATTTATAAAGTGGAGAGAAAACTTCTGGTTTATAGATTTTAAAAGGAATTTTCTCATTTAAAAATTCACTGTTAATCGAATGATCAGTCATTGTCCCCTTTCTTCTCACTATAATCCCCCTTTCATTTGATGCATCTACATATAATAGTTTATCACAAATGAGTAAAAGTAAAACGTATTTGCAGGTAGCGTGTTATAATAGTCTCAATGATTTATCCTGGATTTACTGGCAGTCAACGATGAAGCAAGCTTCACCAACAAGGATGAAATATTCAATGTTTTATTTTCATGGGAGTCACATCCCTATCTTAAATCTTAAATAAAACGAGAAGTGTAGGTGAGGGTCCACTTCCCGCAAATGTACGATTGGTTTAAGCGCCTTTAGGTGATACCCTTGGGTACTAACAATCAGTGGGAGACGGCCGCTGATTGAAGTTTCACTTTATAGGAGGTGAGATTTTGTGGACAAACATATAAGAAGCCAAACAGTAGAAGATGCTGCACGTTCTTTACTGGAACAGAGGGGTGTCACTATAAATGATATTGCAGACATTGTATATAATCTGCAGCGTCCCTACAGTGATAGGCTAACGATGGAGGAGTGTTTGGAGTCCGTAGATCGAGTTTTAGAAAAAAGGGAGATCCAACACGCTATTCTAGTGGGGGTGGAGTTAGATCGCCTAGCAGAGGAAAAAAAACTATCCGAACCACTTCAGTCGATCGTAGAAAAGGATGAAGGGCTTTTTGGAGTAGATGAAACAATCGCATTGGGTGCCGTATTTGGTTATGGGAGCATTGCTGTAACCACTTTTGGATTTCTAGATAAGCAAAAGACAGGAATTATAAAAAAACTAGATACGAAGGAAGGAGAAAGTGTTAATACCTTTTTAGATGACATTGTCGCAAGCATTGCTTCCAATGCTGCAAGCCGTCTTGCTCATAGATTAAGAGATATTGAAGATGATCTAGGGAGTACAAAGGTTTTAACCAAAGATCAAGAAGAGAGATTAAGTTAATAAAGCTTTTCTATAGAGAGGGACTGAATATTAGGATATTCTAGTCCCTCTTCTTTCTTAAAAGATAAGGTATAAAATCTGGCTAGCTCCAGCGAAAAAACATCATCGATTAATCTTCGAAGTTTTTGCCCCGAGTAATCGCATGAAGGAAAGCTACTTAGAGCTTCTTCGCAGAAACAAGTGCCTTTCTTGTTTCGAAGGGCGCTTGCGCTTTTCTTATTCCAAATATAGATAAAAAACGGACTTTATAGTAAAATACATTTCAGGGAGATTATTTGACCTTTTTCGACAAAAGTTCCGAATGAGAGAGGGAAAATTGATGAAAAAGCTTGGTAAAAAGGAATTGCTATCTGCGCCTGGAATTGGTGCTATTTATTTTGGAATAGCCATTATTTGGGTTGTATTGTCCGATATGTTCATGTATTCCATTTTGGAAGATAGTCAACTGGCCTCTGTGTTAAAAGGGGCAAGTTTTGTCATACTTACCTCCTTCCTTCTCTATTATCTGATCAGGAAACAAAATCATGAAAAGATAGAACAAGAGAAAAGGTTATGGAACTCAGAAAATAAATATCAAACCGTTTTTCAACATTCTTCGAGCGGGATGTTACTTGTACATCCTGAAACGTATTCCATAATTGATTGCAATGAAACGTTTAGCAGATGGACAGACTTCACCAAGAAAGAGCTAAATGAATGTACAGTACAGGATATCTTACAAGAAGGAAGTCCAGAAGTGCCTGAAGGAGATACATCGGAGTGGCATCTTATCAGTAGAACGCAGGAATTGCTTCATGTTGTTGTACGCCAAAAGACACTCTCTTATGATAACGAGACATTACTTTTATACAACATGATCAACTTAACCCCCATCATGAAACAGAATCAAAAGCTAAAAGAGATCTCAATGGAGAGGAACCGTTTCATTCATGCTTTGGACTCTGTGAGGCAAGGGATTATTTTATGTGACCATGATGGAAGTGAATATATTATTAGGTATGCAAATAAAGGTTTAGATCAGCTATTGGGCACTTCATCAGCATTAATGTTTGACCAGCCATTATTTTCTATATTAGAAAATTATTCTGATTTGCCCTCTTTAAAACAAATTCAAGATGCTCTACTTCAAAAGGTATCAACAACAGTGGAACATGAAATACATTCAGATCATGGAAAACATTTTTGGAATGAATTAACCATTGAGCCTGTTTTTAATCAAAAAAATAAGGTAGAGAATTTTGTTTTATTTTTCTCAGATATATCGGATAGAAAGATTACCGATCAAGTGCTAAATACACATAATCAATTATTAAAAGGAATGTTTACAAACCGAAATGTCAATGATATTTTGACAGGCATCATTGTTCTGGTTGAACAGTTAATTCCACAGAGCATGGCTTCCGTGACGATGTTTCCAAAAGGTCATCAAGAATACATAGCTCCTACGTTGAGGATGAAATTAAAGAAGTCTTATGAACCGTTTTTACGTCAAATGTTTCAAGCCGTATGGACAACTGATAACCAAGAGGATATCTTTCTCGTTGAAAGAGTCGAGAGCTCTCTTCACCTTCAAGGTGTGTCGCCTTTATTGGAAGTTCAAGGGATACGCCAAGTAATTCTTGCCCCCATTGAAGGAAAAGATGGGCAATGGGTGGCGTTGATTCATCTATTTTTAACAAGAGACAAACCTTTAACAGATATTGAAAAACGCTCTTTAACAGAAAATATTCATTTGGCTAGAATTGCCATTTTATCTAAAGAAGCGGAAGATATTATTTATCATCAGACGAATTATGATGATCTAACTGGACTTCCCAATCGTAAACATTTATTAAGACTGATGGCTAATTGTTTTAATTCCTGTGATGACGATGATACTCAATGTGCCGTCTATTTTATCGATGTTGATAGATTTAAGCAGATTAATGATACGTTTGGCCATTCTGCTGGTAATGAAATGTTGATAGAAGTATCAAATCGTTTGAAAGAACAGGCTGGTAGTCCCACCATTCTATCGAGGTTGGGTGGAGATGAGTTTGCGATTGTAGTCAAACCCTTGGATCCTTCACCAAATTGGCAAGAAATAGGGGACTATTTCTTGCAGGCCCTTCAGTCGCCATTTTCGATTGGAGAGCACCAAATTAAAATGACAGGCAGTGCCGGGTATGCTATTTATCCAAACGATGGGAAGACACCAGAAGAACTATTGAGGAATTCAGATATTGCTATGTTCATGGCCAAGGAAAAGGGAAAGAACCAAGTAGAAGCATATAATGAAACCTTAAGATTGCAAACAAAGAGATTACTTCTGATGGAGAATAACCTGAAGAAAGCTATAGAAAATAATGAATTTATTTTGCATTATCAACCCCAATTTGATTTGTCATCGGGAGCACTTACGGGTTTTGAAGCATTAGTGAGGTGGATGCATCCTATTTTTGGAATTATTCCTCCAAGCGAGTTTATACCAATCGCTGAAAAAAATGGGCTCATTGTTCCGATGGGGAGATGGATAATTAGAGAAGCTTGTGAACAAGCAAAGAAATGGCAACTTCAAGGATATCCGCCAGTAATGATGGGAATCAATATTTCACTAAAACAATTTATGCAAAAGGACTTTGTCCAAATGGTATTTGATATTTTAGAACAAACGAGATTAGACCCACACTTTCTTACTATTGAAATTACAGAAAGTGTAGCGATGCATCGACCAAATGTAACGATAGATGCTATGAATCAATTAAGAAAAAAGGGAGTAGGCATTTCCATTGATGATTTTGGTACAGGATTTTCTTCCCTATCTCATCTAAAGGACTTACCGGTTTCCATGCTGAAAATTGATCGATCCTTTGTAAATGACATTACAAAAGAAAAATCTAAAGCATATGCCATTACACAAAGTACCATTCAGTTAGCTCATAACTTGAACTTAAATATTGTTGCAGAAGGGATAGAAACAGCAGATCAACTTAAAATTCTAAAACGCTATTTCTGTCAAACAG of the Bacillaceae bacterium S4-13-56 genome contains:
- a CDS encoding GNAT family N-acetyltransferase; its protein translation is MLNIRVVQSATELEDAYHVRRDVFVMEQKVPESIEIDDHDRTAIHFVGYADQRPVSAGRMRFVDNYAKLERVSVMKPFRGHGYGKQLILEMEKIAKEKGYTQTKLNAQDHAEEFYRNLGYHTISKEPFMDAGIPHVTMIKDLTKG
- a CDS encoding YjcG family protein, which encodes MKYGIAIFPSKEIQDTANSYRKRYDPHYALIPPHITLKEPFEAHSDQADDIVKYLKKVAKNVSPFPLKIKKVSSFQPANYTIYFKVEPVEELIALNEKLHEGILPNKQTYSFVPHITIAQKLSHDEHSDIYGALRMMDIEFEETVNRFQLLYQLENGSWSVYETFILGEG
- a CDS encoding alpha/beta hydrolase-fold protein, yielding MRRKGTMTDHSINSEFLNEKIPFKIYKPEVFSPLYKYHVAIMQDGNDYFQLGRMATISDDLHSQRRIDRTIFVGIPYQDKYDRSKKYHPNGEHNESYIRFLVHEMVPFLDDLLPTYQMGHGRILIGDSLGGTVSLMAACRYAHTFGKVIMQSPYVDEKVMDAVNHAPLLQQVDIYHTIGIAEESVTTTDGKTLDFLSANRELNQILTKKKLSYTYHELEGDHNWGTWQKDLPNALLTLLGKSEQEG
- a CDS encoding phosphatidylglycerophosphatase A, giving the protein MDKHIRSQTVEDAARSLLEQRGVTINDIADIVYNLQRPYSDRLTMEECLESVDRVLEKREIQHAILVGVELDRLAEEKKLSEPLQSIVEKDEGLFGVDETIALGAVFGYGSIAVTTFGFLDKQKTGIIKKLDTKEGESVNTFLDDIVASIASNAASRLAHRLRDIEDDLGSTKVLTKDQEERLS
- a CDS encoding EAL domain-containing protein, which translates into the protein MKKLGKKELLSAPGIGAIYFGIAIIWVVLSDMFMYSILEDSQLASVLKGASFVILTSFLLYYLIRKQNHEKIEQEKRLWNSENKYQTVFQHSSSGMLLVHPETYSIIDCNETFSRWTDFTKKELNECTVQDILQEGSPEVPEGDTSEWHLISRTQELLHVVVRQKTLSYDNETLLLYNMINLTPIMKQNQKLKEISMERNRFIHALDSVRQGIILCDHDGSEYIIRYANKGLDQLLGTSSALMFDQPLFSILENYSDLPSLKQIQDALLQKVSTTVEHEIHSDHGKHFWNELTIEPVFNQKNKVENFVLFFSDISDRKITDQVLNTHNQLLKGMFTNRNVNDILTGIIVLVEQLIPQSMASVTMFPKGHQEYIAPTLRMKLKKSYEPFLRQMFQAVWTTDNQEDIFLVERVESSLHLQGVSPLLEVQGIRQVILAPIEGKDGQWVALIHLFLTRDKPLTDIEKRSLTENIHLARIAILSKEAEDIIYHQTNYDDLTGLPNRKHLLRLMANCFNSCDDDDTQCAVYFIDVDRFKQINDTFGHSAGNEMLIEVSNRLKEQAGSPTILSRLGGDEFAIVVKPLDPSPNWQEIGDYFLQALQSPFSIGEHQIKMTGSAGYAIYPNDGKTPEELLRNSDIAMFMAKEKGKNQVEAYNETLRLQTKRLLLMENNLKKAIENNEFILHYQPQFDLSSGALTGFEALVRWMHPIFGIIPPSEFIPIAEKNGLIVPMGRWIIREACEQAKKWQLQGYPPVMMGINISLKQFMQKDFVQMVFDILEQTRLDPHFLTIEITESVAMHRPNVTIDAMNQLRKKGVGISIDDFGTGFSSLSHLKDLPVSMLKIDRSFVNDITKEKSKAYAITQSTIQLAHNLNLNIVAEGIETADQLKILKRYFCQTGQGFFFSRPLPAEQAVEFFHQQVKV